One region of Sphingomonas abietis genomic DNA includes:
- the rfbA gene encoding glucose-1-phosphate thymidylyltransferase RfbA has product MKGIILAGGSGTRLHPATLAINKQLLPIYDKPMIYYPMSILMMAGIQDILIISSPEYIDNYKRLFADGSSFGLRICYAIQAKPDGLAQAFVLGADFLAGEAAALVLGDNIFFGSGMTEQLARARAREKGATVFAYQVDKPEAYGVVELDEEGLAISIEEKPSTPKSNYAVTGLYFYDERVTKLASQVKPSARGEYEITDLNRLYMEMGELHVEKMGRGYAWLDTGTHDSLVEASEFVRVIQKRQNTQIACLEEIAFHNGFIDRDQLRKRGEMFSKTGYGRYLLDLADAKG; this is encoded by the coding sequence GTGAAAGGCATCATCCTCGCGGGCGGCTCCGGCACGCGCCTTCATCCTGCGACGCTGGCGATCAACAAGCAATTATTGCCAATCTACGACAAGCCGATGATCTATTATCCGATGTCGATCCTGATGATGGCCGGCATTCAGGATATCCTGATCATCTCATCACCGGAATATATCGATAATTACAAGCGGCTGTTTGCGGATGGCTCCAGCTTCGGCCTGCGGATATGCTACGCTATCCAGGCCAAGCCCGATGGCCTTGCTCAAGCCTTCGTGCTCGGCGCTGACTTCCTTGCCGGCGAGGCGGCCGCTCTGGTGCTCGGCGACAATATCTTCTTCGGCTCCGGCATGACCGAGCAACTCGCCCGCGCAAGGGCACGCGAGAAGGGCGCGACTGTATTCGCTTATCAGGTCGACAAACCCGAAGCCTATGGCGTGGTCGAACTTGATGAAGAGGGACTGGCGATCAGTATCGAGGAAAAGCCATCGACGCCCAAGTCGAACTATGCTGTCACCGGTCTATATTTCTATGACGAGCGTGTCACGAAACTGGCGTCGCAGGTAAAACCATCGGCCCGCGGCGAATATGAGATCACCGACCTCAACCGCCTCTACATGGAAATGGGCGAGTTGCACGTTGAGAAGATGGGGCGCGGATATGCCTGGCTCGACACCGGCACGCATGACAGCCTGGTTGAGGCATCCGAATTCGTCAGAGTCATTCAAAAACGACAGAATACTCAAATCGCCTGTCTGGAAGAGATCGCCTTCCACAATGGCTTCATCGACCGCGATCAACTCCGCAAGCGCGGCGAGATGTTCAGCAAAACGGGCTATGGTCGCTATTTGCTCGATCTGGCAGATGCGAAAGGCTGA
- a CDS encoding class I SAM-dependent methyltransferase, giving the protein MQMIGKLLRKHEKAKIKALLSLVNHKSQPNLNALTESVKDLTAAQLSIKLYGYELARKLHEALPIPEKTLANHVGLQTSLSIQDDIESDWSAHWCAELKIPVVYHRKIWELIYILQAIFEEGHMKSCTRALGFGCGEEPIPSYLASLGMRVTMTDLAPEQAQSAGWTGTNQHAASLERAHKPYLVSIEKFRDLVDLQYVDMNAIPSTLSDYDLCWSMCALEHLGSIEKGLKFIENSLVTLRPGGLAVHTTEFNINPEGPTIDNWVTVLFQRRHIEELAKRLRMQGHYVAELNFDLGKKVMDRFIDLPPFHHNMPVELQEWVGEQYHLKLGFDGFVTTCIGIVVRKAIA; this is encoded by the coding sequence ATGCAAATGATTGGCAAGCTATTGCGCAAGCACGAGAAAGCAAAAATCAAGGCATTGCTATCACTGGTGAATCACAAGTCTCAACCAAACCTGAATGCGCTGACGGAGTCAGTGAAAGACCTGACTGCAGCGCAATTGAGTATCAAACTCTATGGATATGAATTGGCGCGCAAGCTGCATGAAGCGTTGCCGATCCCGGAAAAAACGCTTGCGAACCATGTCGGCCTGCAAACCAGTCTGTCTATTCAGGATGATATCGAGAGCGATTGGTCTGCTCATTGGTGCGCAGAGCTCAAGATACCTGTGGTATATCACCGCAAAATCTGGGAGCTTATTTATATCCTCCAGGCGATATTCGAAGAAGGCCACATGAAAAGTTGTACTCGTGCGTTGGGATTCGGGTGCGGTGAGGAGCCCATACCGAGCTACCTTGCATCGCTCGGTATGCGGGTCACGATGACCGATCTTGCCCCGGAACAAGCCCAAAGTGCTGGCTGGACAGGGACAAACCAGCACGCGGCGAGCTTGGAGCGCGCGCATAAGCCATATCTTGTAAGCATTGAAAAATTTAGAGATTTGGTCGACCTGCAGTATGTTGACATGAACGCTATTCCATCGACGCTTTCAGATTACGACCTCTGTTGGTCAATGTGCGCACTGGAGCATCTCGGTTCGATCGAGAAGGGCCTCAAATTCATCGAGAACTCGCTTGTTACACTTCGCCCCGGTGGCCTCGCGGTCCACACAACCGAGTTCAACATTAATCCCGAAGGGCCCACCATCGATAATTGGGTAACCGTGTTGTTCCAGCGACGGCATATCGAAGAGCTGGCCAAGCGCCTTAGAATGCAGGGGCATTACGTCGCGGAGCTTAATTTCGATCTCGGGAAAAAAGTGATGGACCGCTTCATTGACCTTCCTCCGTTCCATCATAATATGCCGGTTGAGCTTCAGGAATGGGTAGGCGAACAATACCATCTCAAGCTCGGCTTCGATGGTTTTGTGACCACCTGCATCGGCATCGTCGTCCGCAAAGCGATTGCCTGA
- a CDS encoding IS3 family transposase (programmed frameshift), which yields MSKTTNKFAPEVRERAVRMVVDHERDYPSRWAAVVSIAGKIGCVPQTLHEWVKKAEVDSGKRAGVPTEVADKVKALEREVRELRQANEILRKASAYFCSGGARPPVPAMIAFIDDHRDAYGVEPICRVLPIAPSTYHERVAQRQDPTRLSARAQRDVALKPEIARVFAENFAVYGVRKVWRQMMREGFPVARCTVARLMREMGLAGVIRGKPVRTTISDKAAPCPLDHVNRRFYAPAPNMLWVSDFTYVATWAGFVYVAFVIDTYARRIVGWRASRTAHASFVLDALEQALHDRRPAHRGGLIHHSDRGSQYVSIKYTERLAEAGIEPSVGSVGDSYDNALAETINGLYKAEVIHRRGPWRSFEAVEYATLEWVDWFNHRRLLEPIGNIPPAEAEDQYYAAADTIDMAA from the exons ATGAGCAAGACGACGAACAAATTTGCGCCTGAGGTCCGCGAGCGGGCGGTGCGGATGGTTGTCGATCACGAGCGCGATTATCCCTCTCGCTGGGCGGCGGTGGTTTCGATCGCGGGAAAGATCGGCTGCGTTCCGCAGACGCTTCATGAGTGGGTGAAGAAGGCCGAGGTCGACAGCGGCAAGCGGGCGGGCGTCCCGACAGAGGTTGCCGACAAGGTGAAGGCGTTGGAGCGCGAGGTCCGCGAACTGCGACAGGCCAACGAGATCCTGCGCAAGGCGTCAGCGTATT TTTGCTCAGGCGGAGCTCGACCGCCCGTTCCGGCGATGATCGCCTTCATTGACGATCACCGCGATGCCTATGGGGTCGAGCCGATCTGCCGCGTTCTGCCGATCGCCCCATCCACCTATCACGAGCGCGTCGCGCAGCGACAGGATCCAACACGCCTATCGGCGCGGGCGCAGCGGGATGTCGCCCTGAAGCCGGAGATCGCGCGCGTGTTCGCCGAGAACTTCGCGGTCTACGGCGTGCGCAAGGTCTGGCGGCAGATGATGCGGGAAGGCTTTCCGGTCGCCCGCTGTACTGTCGCGCGGTTGATGCGAGAGATGGGCTTGGCAGGAGTGATCCGGGGCAAGCCGGTGCGCACGACCATCAGCGACAAAGCGGCGCCGTGCCCACTCGATCACGTCAACCGCCGGTTCTACGCGCCGGCGCCGAACATGCTGTGGGTGTCGGACTTCACCTATGTCGCGACCTGGGCGGGGTTCGTCTACGTCGCCTTCGTCATCGACACCTATGCCAGGCGGATCGTCGGCTGGCGGGCCAGCAGGACGGCGCATGCCAGCTTCGTTCTCGATGCCTTGGAGCAGGCGCTTCATGATCGCCGGCCGGCTCATCGGGGCGGCCTCATCCATCATAGCGACCGCGGGTCGCAATACGTGTCCATCAAGTACACCGAGCGCCTTGCCGAAGCCGGGATCGAGCCGTCGGTCGGCAGTGTCGGAGACAGCTACGACAACGCTTTGGCCGAGACGATCAACGGCCTCTACAAGGCCGAAGTGATCCATAGGCGTGGGCCGTGGCGCAGTTTCGAAGCCGTCGAATACGCCACGCTCGAATGGGTCGACTGGTTCAACCATCGTCGGCTGCTGGAGCCTATCGGCAACATCCCGCCTGCCGAAGCCGAAGATCAATATTATGCTGCCGCAGACACCATCGATATGGCAGCGTGA
- a CDS encoding mannose-1-phosphate guanylyltransferase, which translates to MSRPERPKQMLALTAEETMLQLTALRAIGEDFATPIIVANARHADMVDEQLQHVGARAQALILEPMDRNTVPAIALAADVASPLLVMPSDHVIADIGAFHAAIQAALPLVADGWLVTFGIAPDAPETGYGWIKVGEEISGGLHYVANFVEKPPRDQSEAMLAAGDHCWNGGIFLFRADVYLAALAVHASEMLASCQLAMNKARREGAHVYPDAEAFGASPDDSIDYAVMEKAERVAVVPVSMGWNDVGSWDALHAISELDAAGNTHSGSAGQVIAIDTSNCLVRTDDVRVAIVGVDDLIVVASGSDVLILPRGRSQEVKKLIEAMKRI; encoded by the coding sequence ATGTCGCGGCCCGAGCGCCCCAAACAGATGCTGGCGCTAACCGCCGAGGAGACGATGCTCCAGCTGACCGCGCTGCGTGCGATCGGCGAGGATTTCGCGACGCCGATCATCGTCGCCAACGCACGCCATGCCGATATGGTCGACGAACAGCTCCAACATGTCGGCGCCCGCGCTCAGGCGCTGATCCTGGAGCCGATGGACCGCAACACCGTGCCTGCGATCGCGCTTGCCGCGGACGTCGCGAGCCCACTGCTGGTGATGCCGTCGGATCATGTCATCGCCGATATCGGCGCGTTCCACGCCGCAATCCAGGCAGCCCTGCCGCTAGTCGCCGACGGCTGGCTCGTCACCTTCGGTATCGCGCCTGATGCGCCCGAGACGGGGTACGGCTGGATCAAGGTCGGCGAGGAAATTTCTGGCGGCCTTCACTACGTCGCCAATTTTGTCGAAAAGCCGCCGCGCGACCAGTCCGAGGCGATGCTTGCGGCGGGCGATCATTGTTGGAACGGTGGCATCTTCCTGTTCCGCGCAGACGTCTATCTCGCCGCGCTCGCGGTGCATGCCTCTGAGATGCTAGCAAGCTGCCAACTGGCGATGAACAAGGCCAGGCGAGAGGGCGCGCACGTTTATCCCGATGCCGAAGCGTTCGGGGCGTCGCCCGACGACTCGATCGATTATGCCGTGATGGAAAAGGCCGAGCGCGTTGCGGTCGTGCCGGTCAGCATGGGCTGGAACGATGTCGGCAGTTGGGACGCGCTGCATGCGATCAGCGAGCTCGACGCCGCCGGCAATACGCATAGCGGATCGGCCGGTCAGGTGATCGCGATCGATACCAGCAACTGTCTGGTCCGTACCGACGATGTGCGCGTCGCGATCGTCGGCGTCGACGATCTGATCGTAGTGGCGAGCGGCAGCGACGTGCTGATCCTGCCCCGCGGCCGCAGCCAAGAGGTTAAGAAGCTTATTGAGGCAATGAAACGCATCTAG
- a CDS encoding DUF72 domain-containing protein, translated as MSTSGGIRVGIGGWTFEPWRGTFFPDKWSKARELDYAASKLSAIEVNCTYYASQKPATFAKWAAATPEGFLFSLKASRFCTNRRVLAEAGESVERFLSQGIAELGDKLGPILWQFMPTKAFDAEDFGAFLKLLPDMRDGLPLSHVVDVRHDSFRDPAFVALCRAAGVSIAHTHSEDYPMIGDASGPVSYARLMQTREEETTGYPAGEIARWVDVAKGWARGETGDAFPLAAPDHPAPLIPRDAYLFYISGAKVRAPQAAMATIARL; from the coding sequence ATGAGCACAAGCGGCGGCATCCGAGTCGGCATCGGTGGCTGGACCTTCGAGCCCTGGCGGGGGACGTTCTTCCCCGACAAGTGGTCCAAGGCGCGCGAGCTGGATTATGCCGCGAGCAAACTCAGCGCGATCGAGGTAAACTGCACCTATTATGCGAGCCAGAAGCCCGCGACCTTCGCCAAATGGGCGGCCGCGACCCCGGAGGGTTTCCTGTTCAGCCTGAAGGCCTCGCGATTCTGCACCAATCGGCGGGTGCTGGCGGAGGCCGGAGAATCGGTCGAGAGGTTCCTCAGTCAGGGGATCGCAGAACTGGGCGACAAGCTCGGCCCGATCCTGTGGCAGTTCATGCCCACCAAGGCCTTCGACGCCGAGGATTTCGGCGCCTTTCTAAAGCTGCTGCCGGATATGCGCGATGGTTTGCCCCTCAGCCATGTCGTCGACGTGCGGCACGACAGTTTCCGCGATCCGGCGTTCGTCGCACTCTGCCGCGCGGCCGGTGTGTCGATCGCCCATACCCATTCCGAAGACTACCCGATGATCGGCGATGCCAGCGGCCCCGTCTCCTACGCCCGCCTGATGCAGACTCGTGAGGAAGAGACGACAGGCTACCCGGCCGGCGAGATCGCGCGTTGGGTCGATGTCGCCAAGGGCTGGGCGCGGGGCGAGACCGGCGACGCCTTCCCGCTTGCCGCGCCCGACCATCCGGCGCCCCTCATCCCGCGCGACGCCTATCTCTTCTATATCAGCGGCGCGAAGGTCCGTGCCCCACAGGCGGCGATGGCGACAATCGCCCGGCTATAG
- a CDS encoding SDR family oxidoreductase encodes MNSSKGPSSAGAPARRAPARELAPATGRARRLMHQATAFTGCLRLGRERPVIKVVADQHGSPTSAADIADTLLRMTRRMLAPDAPCGIWHFVNAGEATWHDLAEMVLADLYAHEGKRPILQAIATTDYPTPAARPPYSRLDTSSLTRDFGVIPRHWQDAVADILGQINHIDAMAGKQDEEGIS; translated from the coding sequence CTGAACTCGTCGAAGGGGCCATCATCTGCCGGCGCCCCGGCTCGACGGGCTCCTGCCAGGGAATTGGCGCCTGCCACGGGCCGCGCTCGCCGCCTGATGCATCAGGCCACGGCCTTCACCGGATGCTTACGACTCGGCCGCGAGCGGCCGGTGATCAAGGTTGTTGCCGACCAGCATGGCAGCCCGACCAGCGCCGCCGACATCGCGGATACCTTGTTGAGGATGACCAGGCGTATGCTTGCACCCGATGCACCCTGCGGCATCTGGCATTTCGTCAATGCTGGCGAAGCGACCTGGCACGATCTCGCCGAGATGGTGCTCGCCGATCTGTACGCACACGAGGGCAAACGCCCGATCTTACAAGCAATCGCTACCACAGACTATCCGACACCGGCCGCGCGGCCGCCTTATTCCAGGCTGGACACATCTTCGCTGACCCGAGACTTTGGCGTTATCCCACGCCATTGGCAGGACGCCGTCGCCGATATTCTGGGACAAATTAATCACATCGACGCAATGGCCGGGAAACAAGACGAGGAAGGAATATCGTGA
- a CDS encoding glycosyltransferase has translation MKILYVSVHAVLEDDEVRLFKSLGHDVFTLGVNFGFEAIEPFRNSIVFNETERDFLTLFHDMGCRYHYGPQYAHETIITSDFVALFDIVVVMHDLEFINRFWSELSQRPVIWRTIGQNIDGIEPAAASLRARGMHVVRYSPMERRAVDYCGETALIRFCKNPDDYGPWTGHADHILTFCHTLVRRYPESAARYGEIVQGLPSMLGGAGNEGMQGHIGILSPQQQAVHYNACRAYLYCSGPEIPYTLNFMEALMTGMPVVAVDFAPAHIFYEIPALLAHGAGIVAKTVKEARAVLTTLLSDESYARSVSAKARARAIELFSTEHIGAQWNAVFQEMA, from the coding sequence TTGAAAATATTATATGTTTCTGTCCATGCTGTTCTCGAAGACGACGAGGTAAGGCTATTTAAATCTCTTGGCCATGATGTGTTTACCTTGGGGGTAAACTTTGGATTTGAGGCGATCGAGCCTTTTCGAAATAGTATTGTATTCAACGAAACAGAGAGGGATTTTCTAACATTATTCCATGATATGGGATGTCGGTATCATTATGGCCCACAATATGCACATGAGACAATAATAACGTCCGATTTCGTTGCGCTTTTCGACATCGTTGTCGTCATGCACGATCTTGAATTCATCAATCGTTTCTGGTCCGAATTGTCGCAGCGCCCCGTAATCTGGCGTACGATCGGCCAAAACATTGATGGTATCGAGCCAGCCGCGGCCAGTCTGCGGGCGCGGGGCATGCATGTCGTGCGCTATTCCCCCATGGAAAGGCGCGCCGTTGATTATTGCGGCGAGACCGCGCTGATACGGTTTTGCAAGAACCCGGACGATTATGGGCCGTGGACTGGACATGCGGACCATATCCTTACCTTCTGCCACACGCTAGTACGGCGTTACCCCGAATCCGCAGCCCGCTATGGCGAAATCGTACAAGGCTTGCCGTCGATGCTGGGCGGGGCCGGCAACGAAGGCATGCAAGGGCATATCGGCATATTGTCGCCGCAGCAGCAGGCCGTTCATTACAATGCCTGCCGGGCTTATCTGTACTGCTCGGGGCCGGAGATACCGTACACGCTCAACTTCATGGAAGCGTTGATGACCGGCATGCCGGTGGTGGCCGTCGACTTTGCACCGGCGCACATATTTTATGAAATCCCCGCACTGCTCGCGCACGGCGCCGGCATTGTCGCGAAAACGGTTAAGGAAGCCCGCGCCGTATTGACAACCCTGTTGAGCGACGAAAGCTACGCTCGCTCGGTCAGCGCCAAGGCGCGCGCGCGGGCAATCGAGTTGTTCTCCACTGAGCACATCGGCGCACAATGGAATGCGGTGTTTCAGGAGATGGCGTAA
- a CDS encoding NAD-dependent epimerase/dehydratase family protein has product MVVLMRVALTGATGFTGRSVSAALEAAGATPVVLRVDLRDQSAVERAVDALDFDRVIHLAGHAFVNAADWQSFYAVNQLGTLNLLEAVARKAPGARCILASSAQVYGPKAEGLIAEGAPTNPTNHYAISKRAMEQGADLWRDRLDIVVTRPFNYTGVGQDTQYLIPKIVDHFRRRADVIELGNTWVRRDFGDVRSVADACVRLALAADVPPVVNVATGAVSSIGDILEQLTAISGHHIKVKVNQALVRKGDVEVLGGDATLLRDTLPDWRPRAISDILRWMYEAGASE; this is encoded by the coding sequence TTGGTCGTTCTGATGCGGGTAGCGCTGACCGGAGCGACCGGGTTTACCGGTCGCTCCGTATCTGCCGCCCTGGAGGCGGCCGGCGCAACGCCGGTCGTGCTGCGGGTCGATTTGCGCGACCAATCTGCGGTCGAGCGCGCGGTCGACGCGCTCGACTTCGACCGGGTAATCCATCTCGCCGGTCACGCCTTCGTCAATGCGGCGGACTGGCAATCTTTCTACGCGGTCAATCAGCTTGGCACGCTCAACCTGCTGGAGGCGGTCGCCCGTAAGGCGCCGGGCGCACGCTGTATCCTGGCGTCGAGTGCGCAGGTCTACGGCCCGAAAGCCGAGGGGCTGATTGCCGAGGGAGCCCCCACCAACCCCACCAACCATTATGCGATCAGCAAGCGCGCAATGGAACAAGGGGCTGATCTCTGGCGCGACCGCCTGGACATCGTCGTGACGCGCCCATTCAACTACACCGGCGTGGGTCAGGATACGCAGTATCTGATTCCGAAGATCGTCGACCATTTTCGCCGGCGGGCGGACGTGATCGAGTTGGGCAATACCTGGGTGCGGCGTGATTTCGGCGATGTGCGATCTGTTGCCGATGCCTGTGTTCGGCTGGCGTTGGCGGCCGACGTGCCGCCTGTCGTCAATGTCGCGACGGGTGCCGTCTCCTCGATCGGCGATATCCTAGAGCAATTGACGGCCATCAGCGGCCATCACATCAAGGTCAAAGTCAACCAGGCGCTCGTGCGCAAAGGCGACGTCGAAGTGCTGGGTGGCGACGCCACGCTGCTGCGCGACACGCTGCCGGACTGGCGGCCGCGCGCGATCAGCGACATACTACGATGGATGTATGAGGCAGGTGCGTCCGAATGA
- a CDS encoding ABC transporter ATP-binding protein encodes MISFQNVSKSYHIRKFRKDVLNGLNFDIPTGCSLGICGANGAGKSTLMRLISGVEAPSEGRITRTVSCSWPIGYSSCFQSTLTGADNARFIARIYGRDIGQLLDYVEDFAQLGAYFYQPIYSYSAGMMARLAFGISLAIDFDCYLVDEVTAAGDDRFRQRCEEALHHRREAGTLLMISHDPHTLRAYCERGAVLHDGQLVFYDTIDEAIAVHTYNQAN; translated from the coding sequence ATGATATCTTTTCAAAATGTCTCGAAAAGTTACCATATTCGGAAATTCCGCAAGGATGTTCTGAATGGTTTGAATTTCGATATTCCGACCGGATGCAGTCTCGGCATTTGTGGCGCGAATGGCGCCGGAAAATCGACCTTGATGCGACTCATTTCAGGCGTTGAAGCGCCAAGTGAAGGACGCATTACCCGGACGGTATCTTGTTCTTGGCCTATCGGATATTCAAGCTGCTTCCAGTCTACCTTAACCGGGGCAGATAATGCCCGCTTTATTGCTCGAATTTACGGTAGAGATATTGGGCAGCTACTCGATTATGTAGAAGACTTTGCGCAGCTCGGGGCTTATTTTTATCAGCCGATTTACAGCTATTCTGCGGGCATGATGGCCCGGCTGGCCTTCGGCATATCCCTCGCGATAGATTTCGACTGTTATTTGGTCGATGAGGTTACCGCGGCTGGCGACGATCGCTTTCGCCAGCGCTGCGAAGAGGCGCTCCACCATCGGCGGGAAGCGGGAACCTTGCTGATGATAAGCCACGATCCGCATACCCTTCGCGCCTATTGCGAGCGCGGCGCTGTACTGCATGATGGTCAACTGGTGTTTTACGATACAATCGACGAAGCGATCGCTGTCCATACGTACAACCAAGCCAATTAA
- a CDS encoding sugar nucleotide-binding protein: protein MAHHSARKVIPILHISTNYAFAGSYERPCRPDDRTGPLNVYSTSKLGGEIAVASEPRRVCRRLQLLRRWSLYEQDDEQICA, encoded by the coding sequence ATCGCCCATCACAGCGCGAGGAAAGTTATCCCCATCCTGCATATCTCGACCAACTATGCTTTCGCGGGTTCCTACGAGCGACCTTGTCGGCCGGATGACCGTACCGGGCCACTCAACGTCTATAGCACCTCCAAGCTCGGCGGCGAAATTGCGGTGGCAAGTGAACCGCGCCGGGTTTGCCGGAGGCTCCAACTCCTGAGAAGGTGGAGCCTGTATGAGCAAGACGACGAACAAATTTGCGCCTGA